In one Aricia agestis chromosome 5, ilAriAges1.1, whole genome shotgun sequence genomic region, the following are encoded:
- the LOC121727370 gene encoding U1 small nuclear ribonucleoprotein C, with translation MPKYYCDYCDTYLTHDSPSVRKTHCTGRKHKDNVKFYYQKWMEEQAQHLIDATTAAFKAGKIAQNPFGNKGAAIPPPWDPSVMGPGGPRPPVPTPGGPPGMIPPPAMGPGGPMAPPMMMGPHGPMPPMMGMRPPMMMGMGPMGPMGPMGQMRPPLMNGPPMNK, from the coding sequence ATGCCGAAGTATTACTGTGACTACTGTGACACCTATCTAACACACGATTCCCCAAGTGTAAGGAAAACTCATTGCACAGGACGCAAACATAAAGACAATGTGAAGTTTTACTACCAGAAATGGATGGAAGAACAAGCACAGCATCTTATAGACGCTACCACTGCAGCGTTTAAAGCAGGTAAAATCGCGCAAAATCCCTTCGGTAACAAGGGCGCAGCTATACCGCCACCATGGGACCCATCAGTTATGGGTCCGGGGGGACCAAGACCGCCTGTGCCTACTCCTGGTGGTCCACCGGGCATGATCCCGCCGCCGGCCATGGGACCTGGCGGGCCGATGGCCCCGCCTATGATGATGGGTCCGCACGGTCCTATGCCTCCAATGATGGGGATGAGACCTCCTATGATGATGGGAATGGGGCCTATGGGTCCGATGGGACCTATGGGACAAATGCGGCCGCCGCTTATGAACGGACCTCCTATGAACAAATAG